A genomic segment from Brevundimonas sp. SORGH_AS_0993 encodes:
- the era gene encoding GTPase Era, which yields MTEIENQRAGFAAIIGAPNAGKSTLVNRLTGSKVSIVTQKVQTTRFPVRGIAMEGDAQIVLVDTPGIFTPRRRLDRAMVASAWGGAEDADVVVHLIDAQSHIDAEGRDGTAADRRSAEDTETIIANLQATGTKVILALNKIDGMRRDTLLALSQRLFESGVYDEVYMISAANGDGVDDLKQRLARSMPPGPWLYPEDQAADVPVRVLAAEITREKVYLRVHEELPYSAAVETTSFEDRPDGSARIEQTIYVERESQRPIVLGKGGQTLKWIGQKAREELNEILGRPVHLFLTVKVDPKWQDSRALYAQFGLDYDV from the coding sequence TTGACCGAGATCGAAAACCAGCGGGCGGGGTTCGCCGCCATCATCGGCGCGCCGAACGCCGGCAAGTCCACGCTGGTGAACCGGTTGACCGGGTCCAAGGTCTCCATCGTCACGCAGAAGGTCCAGACCACGCGCTTTCCCGTGCGCGGCATCGCCATGGAGGGCGACGCCCAGATCGTTCTGGTGGACACGCCCGGCATCTTCACCCCGCGCCGGCGTCTGGACCGGGCCATGGTCGCCTCTGCATGGGGCGGGGCCGAGGACGCCGACGTGGTGGTCCATCTGATCGACGCCCAGTCCCACATCGACGCCGAGGGTCGTGACGGCACGGCCGCCGACCGTCGCTCTGCCGAGGACACAGAGACCATCATCGCCAATCTTCAGGCCACGGGAACCAAGGTCATCCTGGCCCTGAACAAGATCGACGGCATGCGCCGCGACACCCTGCTGGCCCTGTCGCAGAGGCTGTTCGAGAGCGGCGTCTATGACGAGGTCTATATGATCTCGGCCGCCAACGGCGACGGGGTGGACGATCTGAAGCAACGTCTGGCCCGCTCCATGCCCCCGGGGCCGTGGCTTTATCCAGAGGACCAGGCCGCCGACGTGCCGGTTCGGGTGCTGGCCGCCGAGATCACGCGCGAGAAGGTCTATCTGCGCGTCCATGAGGAACTGCCCTATTCGGCGGCGGTCGAGACCACCAGCTTCGAGGACCGTCCCGACGGCTCGGCCCGCATCGAACAGACCATCTATGTCGAGCGCGAGAGCCAGCGGCCCATCGTCCTGGGCAAGGGCGGCCAGACCCTGAAATGGATCGGCCAGAAGGCGCGCGAGGAGCTGAACGAGATCCTGGGTCGTCCGGTCCACCTGTTCCTGACCGTCAAGGTCGATCCGAAGTGGCAGGACAGCCGCGCCCTCTACGCCCAGTTCGGCCTCGACTACGAC
- the pyrE gene encoding orotate phosphoribosyltransferase, whose protein sequence is MNTEDVLNEFRDAGALREGHFVLSSGLHSPVFLQKNLVFMDGARCERLCKALAEKITAAVGPVDVAISPAVGGIIPGYETAKHLKVRSMYVEREAGRFKLRRGFSVEPGEKVVMVEDIVTTGLSSRECIAAIQAAGGEVIAAACIVDRSGGQADVGVPLIALASLSVPAYPADALPPELAALPVEDPGSRRLSK, encoded by the coding sequence ATGAACACCGAAGACGTCCTCAACGAATTCCGCGACGCCGGCGCCCTGCGCGAAGGCCATTTCGTCCTGTCCTCCGGCCTGCACAGCCCGGTCTTCCTGCAGAAGAACCTGGTCTTCATGGACGGCGCCCGTTGCGAGCGCCTGTGCAAGGCCCTGGCCGAGAAGATCACAGCCGCCGTCGGCCCGGTCGATGTCGCCATCTCTCCGGCGGTGGGGGGCATCATCCCCGGCTACGAGACCGCCAAACACCTGAAGGTCCGGTCGATGTACGTCGAGCGCGAGGCCGGTCGGTTCAAGCTGCGTCGCGGCTTCTCGGTCGAGCCGGGCGAAAAGGTCGTGATGGTCGAGGACATCGTCACCACCGGCCTGTCCTCGCGCGAATGCATCGCCGCCATCCAGGCGGCGGGCGGCGAGGTGATCGCGGCGGCCTGTATCGTCGATCGTTCGGGCGGCCAGGCCGACGTGGGCGTGCCCCTGATCGCCCTGGCGTCCCTGTCGGTGCCGGCCTATCCGGCCGACGCCCTGCCGCCCGAACTGGCGGCCTTGCCGGTCGAGGATCCCGGCAGCCGGCGGCTGTCGAAGTGA
- the rnc gene encoding ribonuclease III, whose translation MANLRAEAVAALEARLGHAFRDKALLERALTHASVGEGAPAGVHGPRDNERLEFLGDRVLGLLVADRLSRQYPSADEGELSSSLHALVDKGACARVGDALGVGPALRLSPGETKTGGRRKAGVIADAVEAILAAVYLDGGLEAARAVFDRAWADELKAPPSRAVTNPKSALQEWAQGQGRPLPTYRVADRTGSDHAPTFTVEVSVQDVEPLTAQGRSRQEAEKAAATALLKREGVI comes from the coding sequence ATGGCCAACCTGCGCGCCGAAGCGGTCGCGGCGCTTGAGGCGCGTCTGGGCCATGCCTTCCGCGACAAGGCGCTTCTGGAACGCGCCCTGACCCACGCCAGCGTGGGGGAGGGCGCGCCCGCCGGCGTCCATGGTCCCCGCGACAACGAGCGGCTGGAGTTCCTGGGCGACCGGGTCCTGGGCCTGCTGGTGGCCGACCGTCTGTCGCGCCAGTATCCCAGCGCCGACGAGGGCGAGCTGTCGTCCAGCTTGCATGCTCTGGTCGACAAGGGCGCCTGCGCCCGCGTGGGCGATGCGCTCGGCGTCGGCCCGGCCCTCAGGCTTTCGCCCGGAGAGACCAAGACCGGCGGTCGTCGCAAGGCCGGGGTCATCGCCGACGCGGTGGAGGCGATCCTGGCGGCCGTCTATCTGGACGGCGGACTGGAGGCGGCGCGCGCCGTCTTTGATCGCGCCTGGGCCGACGAGCTGAAAGCACCGCCGTCGCGGGCCGTGACCAATCCAAAGTCCGCGCTCCAGGAATGGGCGCAGGGGCAGGGGCGACCCTTGCCGACCTATCGCGTGGCGGATCGGACGGGTTCGGATCATGCCCCCACCTTCACCGTCGAGGTGAGCGTCCAGGATGTCGAGCCCTTGACCGCGCAGGGCCGTTCGCGTCAGGAGGCTGAGAAGGCCGCGGCTACGGCCCTGTTGAAAAGAGAAGGCGTGATTTGA
- the acpS gene encoding holo-ACP synthase encodes MIVGIGADLSDIRRIQASLDRFGERFKSRCFTELERRRSDRKPDPAWSYAKRFAAKEACAKALGTGMRADVYWRDMGVVNLPSGQPTLALTGHAAEHLARLTPPGHEARIHLTLSDEHPYALAFVVIEALPVS; translated from the coding sequence ATGATCGTCGGGATCGGGGCGGACCTGTCCGACATCCGCCGCATCCAGGCATCGCTGGATCGGTTCGGCGAGCGGTTCAAGTCGCGCTGCTTCACCGAGTTGGAGCGGCGGCGCTCGGACCGAAAGCCCGACCCGGCCTGGAGCTACGCCAAACGGTTCGCCGCCAAGGAAGCCTGCGCCAAGGCCCTGGGCACCGGCATGCGGGCCGATGTCTATTGGCGCGACATGGGGGTGGTGAATCTTCCCTCGGGCCAGCCGACCCTGGCGTTGACCGGCCATGCCGCCGAACACCTGGCCCGCCTGACGCCGCCCGGCCACGAGGCGAGAATTCACCTGACCCTCAGCGACGAACATCCCTATGCGCTCGCCTTCGTGGTGATCGAAGCCTTGCCGGTGTCGTAA
- a CDS encoding bifunctional (p)ppGpp synthetase/guanosine-3',5'-bis(diphosphate) 3'-pyrophosphohydrolase has protein sequence MKAAADDAVAPKRAPILRQFELIEAVKAYDPTADEALLNRAYVYAMKMHGSQLRASGDPYFAHPIQVAGILTDYKLDTATIVTALLHDVVEDTSATRDDIAGMFGEEIAVLVEGVTKLSRLELQAEHTRQAENLRKFILAISRDVRVLLVKLADRLHNMRTLQYVKPEKRERISRETLEVYAPLGRSIGIHSIASELEELAFTHLNPTAKTAIERRLEALKLEHGQAIEGVAGEVERVLSEAGVRARVFGRQKTPYSIWRKLQRKSVGFSSLSDIYGFRVILEAEDDCYRALGVIHREWPMVPERFKDFISTPKSNNYRSLHTTVVGPRGLRIEMQIRTEAMDRVAEDGVAAHWRYKNQSYGFDREAMEKGGGRDPLQNLRHLVQVIEHGEGGEDWVEHAKLEMYLDQVFVFTPKGKLVTLPRGGMPLDFAYAVHTEVGDTAVGVKINGELKPMRTPLQNGDVVEVVRGAKREVPADWRSLTVTGRARSAIRRHIRTSEREEFVKLGRAALQQTLTRVEKTLSEVSLKPVLETLAVTSDDDVFEELGRGRLSPTTVAETLFPALQGRLKAGPEKQRIEGGTARLFVRGGGLTPGVSVHFGQCCTPVPGDRIVGILEPETGLTVHTIDCQTLADFADDDSVWHDLQWTPQAETDAVAAARIRATIRNAPGVLGQVTTLIGEAGGNIINMTMAHRQQDFFDVDVDVEVEDAKHATTIIAALRANPSVDSVERARGE, from the coding sequence CTGAAGGCGGCGGCGGATGACGCCGTCGCGCCTAAACGCGCGCCCATCCTGCGTCAGTTCGAACTGATCGAGGCGGTCAAGGCTTATGACCCGACCGCAGACGAGGCGCTGCTGAACCGCGCCTATGTCTATGCGATGAAGATGCACGGCTCGCAGTTGCGGGCCTCGGGCGATCCCTATTTCGCCCATCCGATCCAGGTCGCCGGCATCTTGACCGACTACAAGCTGGACACGGCCACCATCGTCACCGCCCTGCTGCACGACGTGGTGGAGGACACCTCGGCCACCCGGGACGACATCGCCGGGATGTTTGGCGAGGAGATCGCCGTCCTGGTCGAAGGCGTGACCAAGCTGTCGCGGCTGGAGCTCCAGGCCGAACATACGCGCCAGGCCGAGAATCTGCGCAAATTCATCCTGGCCATCAGCCGGGACGTGCGGGTGTTGTTGGTCAAGCTGGCCGACCGTCTGCACAACATGCGCACGCTTCAGTATGTGAAGCCCGAGAAGCGCGAGCGGATCAGCCGCGAGACGCTGGAGGTCTATGCGCCGCTGGGTCGTTCCATCGGCATACATTCCATCGCCTCCGAGCTGGAGGAACTGGCCTTCACCCACCTGAACCCCACGGCCAAGACCGCCATCGAGCGGCGGCTGGAGGCGTTGAAGCTGGAGCATGGCCAGGCCATCGAGGGCGTGGCGGGCGAGGTCGAGCGCGTCCTGTCCGAAGCCGGCGTGCGCGCCCGCGTCTTCGGCCGGCAGAAGACGCCGTATTCCATCTGGCGCAAGCTGCAGCGGAAGTCGGTGGGGTTCTCCTCGCTGTCGGACATCTACGGCTTTCGCGTGATCCTGGAGGCGGAGGACGACTGCTACCGCGCCCTGGGCGTCATTCACCGCGAATGGCCGATGGTGCCCGAGCGGTTCAAGGACTTCATCTCGACGCCCAAGTCGAACAACTACCGCTCGCTGCACACCACGGTCGTCGGCCCGCGCGGCCTGCGCATCGAGATGCAGATCCGCACGGAGGCGATGGATCGGGTGGCCGAGGACGGTGTGGCCGCCCACTGGCGCTACAAGAACCAGTCCTATGGCTTCGACCGCGAGGCGATGGAGAAGGGCGGGGGCCGCGACCCGTTGCAGAACCTGCGTCATCTGGTTCAGGTGATCGAACACGGCGAGGGCGGCGAGGACTGGGTCGAACACGCCAAGCTGGAGATGTACCTGGATCAGGTCTTCGTCTTCACGCCCAAGGGCAAGCTCGTGACCCTGCCGCGCGGGGGGATGCCGCTGGACTTCGCCTACGCCGTCCATACCGAGGTCGGGGACACGGCGGTCGGGGTCAAGATCAACGGCGAGTTGAAGCCGATGCGGACGCCTTTGCAGAACGGCGACGTGGTCGAGGTCGTTCGCGGCGCCAAGCGCGAGGTTCCCGCCGACTGGCGCAGCCTGACCGTCACTGGCCGCGCCCGCTCGGCCATCCGCCGCCACATTCGCACGTCGGAACGCGAAGAGTTCGTCAAGCTGGGCCGCGCGGCCCTGCAGCAGACCCTGACGCGGGTGGAGAAGACCCTGTCCGAGGTGTCGCTGAAGCCCGTTCTGGAAACCCTGGCCGTCACCAGCGACGACGATGTGTTTGAGGAACTGGGTCGGGGCCGCCTGTCGCCCACGACGGTCGCCGAAACCCTGTTCCCCGCCCTGCAGGGCCGTCTGAAGGCCGGGCCGGAGAAACAGCGGATCGAGGGCGGCACGGCCCGCCTGTTCGTACGCGGCGGCGGACTGACACCCGGCGTCTCGGTCCACTTCGGCCAGTGTTGCACCCCGGTTCCGGGAGATCGCATCGTCGGTATCCTGGAACCGGAAACGGGACTGACCGTCCACACCATCGACTGTCAGACCCTGGCCGATTTCGCCGACGACGACTCGGTCTGGCACGATCTGCAATGGACGCCCCAGGCCGAGACGGACGCCGTGGCCGCCGCCCGCATCCGCGCCACCATCCGCAATGCGCCGGGCGTGCTGGGCCAGGTCACGACCCTGATCGGCGAGGCGGGCGGCAACATCATCAACATGACCATGGCCCACCGCCAGCAGGACTTCTTCGACGTGGATGTGGACGTCGAGGTCGAGGACGCCAAGCACGCGACCACCATCATCGCTGCGCTGCGGGCCAATCCGTCGGTCGATTCGGTCGAGCGCGCGCGCGGCGAATGA
- a CDS encoding NYN domain-containing protein, with the protein MFHPPDRLAIFIDGSNLYSAARALQHDMDFRRMLDWFRSRSLLTRAYYYTAIVEGEEFSPVKPLVDWLDYNGFSVVTKPVKRFMDGAGHSRIKGNMDIEIAVDMLELAPHIDHAVLFSGDGDFRRVVQAVQAKGVRVTVISTQKTQPPHIADELRRQADAFLDLNDLMADFGRPKAAQ; encoded by the coding sequence ATGTTTCATCCCCCCGACCGGCTGGCGATCTTCATCGACGGCTCCAACCTCTATTCCGCCGCGCGCGCGTTGCAGCACGACATGGATTTCCGCCGGATGCTGGACTGGTTCCGCAGCCGGTCCCTGCTGACACGGGCCTATTATTACACGGCCATCGTCGAGGGCGAAGAATTCTCGCCGGTGAAGCCCCTGGTCGACTGGCTGGACTACAACGGCTTTTCGGTCGTGACCAAGCCGGTCAAGCGGTTCATGGACGGGGCGGGCCACAGCCGGATCAAGGGCAATATGGACATCGAGATCGCGGTGGACATGCTGGAGTTGGCCCCGCACATCGACCATGCCGTCCTGTTTTCCGGCGACGGCGATTTCCGCCGCGTGGTGCAGGCGGTTCAGGCCAAGGGGGTGCGGGTCACGGTGATTTCGACCCAGAAGACCCAGCCGCCGCACATCGCCGACGAATTGCGCCGCCAGGCCGACGCCTTCCTGGACCTGAACGACCTTATGGCCGACTTCGGCCGCCCGAAGGCCGCGCAATGA
- the rpoZ gene encoding DNA-directed RNA polymerase subunit omega, which yields MARVTVEDCIEKVPNRFGLVLLAGHRARSIANGAALTLDRDNDKNPVVALREIAEDTVVPDELRETIITTLQRVDERTEAEDEAEVVALLAEPQHMNMAEAELIRALQSDRDGGQEERY from the coding sequence ATGGCCCGCGTCACCGTCGAAGACTGTATCGAGAAGGTTCCGAACCGCTTCGGCCTGGTTCTGCTGGCCGGACACCGCGCCCGCAGCATCGCCAACGGCGCCGCCCTGACGCTGGACCGCGACAACGACAAGAATCCGGTCGTCGCCCTGCGCGAAATCGCCGAGGACACGGTCGTTCCGGACGAACTGCGCGAGACCATCATCACTACCCTGCAGCGCGTCGATGAGCGCACCGAGGCCGAGGACGAGGCCGAGGTCGTGGCCCTGCTGGCCGAGCCGCAGCACATGAACATGGCCGAAGCCGAACTGATCCGCGCGCTGCAAAGCGACCGCGACGGCGGCCAGGAGGAGCGCTACTGA
- the lepB gene encoding signal peptidase I has translation MSEDQKPDDADRDVTPEERFAASEADSPVSAVREPTTADQTIYAKTPKSAAKSAASETGEIFKTIVFALLIAMVLRIFLFQPFTIPSASMEPNLYEGDYIVVTKWSYGFSKHSIPFSPPLFDGRILGSAPKRGDIVVFKLPRDNKTDFIKRVIGLPGDRVQMIANKLYINDRPVQDVLVSRREIEDIFGPRPVSEVRETLPEGKSFMTQDFGPGNDLDDTPVYEVPVGHYFMMGDNRDNSIDSRVEQSSGVGMVPAENLVGKAQIILFSWKPGSSLWNPVSWFNVRLNRFFNVLH, from the coding sequence ATGAGCGAAGACCAAAAGCCTGACGACGCCGACCGCGACGTCACCCCGGAAGAGCGTTTCGCCGCTTCGGAAGCCGATTCTCCTGTATCGGCGGTGCGCGAGCCGACCACGGCCGATCAGACGATCTACGCCAAGACGCCCAAGAGCGCCGCCAAGTCGGCCGCCAGCGAAACGGGCGAGATCTTCAAGACCATCGTCTTCGCCCTGCTGATCGCCATGGTGCTGCGGATATTTCTGTTCCAGCCCTTCACCATCCCGTCGGCCTCGATGGAACCCAATCTGTACGAGGGCGATTACATCGTCGTGACCAAATGGTCCTACGGCTTCTCGAAACACTCGATCCCCTTCAGCCCGCCGCTGTTCGATGGCCGCATCCTGGGCTCGGCGCCCAAGCGGGGCGACATCGTGGTGTTCAAGCTGCCGCGCGACAACAAGACCGACTTCATCAAGCGCGTGATCGGCCTGCCGGGCGACCGCGTTCAGATGATCGCGAACAAGCTCTACATCAACGACAGGCCCGTTCAGGACGTGCTGGTCAGCCGCCGCGAGATCGAGGACATCTTCGGCCCGCGCCCGGTGTCCGAGGTCCGCGAGACCCTGCCCGAGGGCAAGAGCTTCATGACCCAGGACTTCGGCCCCGGTAACGACCTGGACGACACCCCGGTCTATGAGGTGCCGGTCGGCCACTACTTCATGATGGGCGACAACCGCGACAACTCGATCGACAGCCGCGTCGAACAGTCCAGCGGCGTGGGCATGGTCCCGGCCGAGAACCTGGTCGGCAAGGCGCAGATCATCCTGTTCTCGTGGAAGCCCGGCTCTTCGCTGTGGAACCCGGTCAGCTGGTTCAATGTGCGCCTGAACCGGTTCTTCAACGTCCTGCATTGA
- a CDS encoding uracil-DNA glycosylase produces MNLTPEPPRDCPLCPRLVEYRRENARQNPDWWNGPAASFGDPDARLLIAGLAPGRTGANRTGRPFTGDHAGWLLYDTLRKAGFARGTYDPNGQDDLTLIDCMITNAVRCAPPGNKPLPIEETTCRPFLIDRLKLLPNLKVIVTLGDVSRRNILKAFGRPASAMPAGHGAEGEAGSYVILNSYHCSRLNTNTGRLTPEMFEAVFARARTLIDA; encoded by the coding sequence ATGAACCTGACGCCCGAGCCGCCCCGCGACTGCCCGCTGTGCCCGCGCCTGGTCGAGTATCGGCGAGAGAACGCGCGCCAGAACCCCGACTGGTGGAACGGCCCGGCCGCCTCTTTCGGTGATCCGGACGCGCGGCTGTTGATCGCGGGTCTTGCGCCGGGACGCACCGGCGCCAATCGCACCGGGCGCCCCTTCACCGGCGACCATGCGGGGTGGCTGCTGTACGACACCCTGAGGAAGGCCGGGTTCGCCCGGGGAACCTATGATCCGAACGGGCAGGACGACTTGACCCTGATCGATTGCATGATCACCAACGCCGTGCGCTGCGCCCCACCGGGCAACAAGCCGCTGCCGATCGAGGAGACGACCTGCCGCCCCTTCCTGATCGACCGGCTGAAGCTGCTGCCGAACCTGAAGGTGATCGTGACCCTGGGCGACGTGTCCCGCCGCAACATACTGAAAGCCTTCGGACGGCCGGCGTCCGCCATGCCGGCCGGGCATGGGGCGGAGGGCGAAGCCGGAAGCTATGTCATCCTGAACAGCTATCACTGCTCGCGGCTGAACACGAACACCGGCCGCCTTACGCCCGAGATGTTCGAGGCGGTGTTCGCGCGGGCGCGGACGCTGATCGACGCCTGA
- a CDS encoding LOG family protein, with amino-acid sequence MTDEPKPNGPQMASPSYRMAAMDQDFMLGDSMRGVRFLMEYAKPEEALRAWGVRSTIVVFGSARIREGQPWYDQARAFGRLASERGGALRGRVGEPRDNVIATGGGPGIMEAANRGATDVGAPSIGFNITLPHEQEPNAYSTPELTFRFHYFAMRKMHLAMRANALVVFPGGFGTFDEMFELLTLRQTDKAPPVPIILVDKTYWTSVIGFDALVEYGMIAPSDLDLIGFAEDAEGVWAELLKRGLRPNENIE; translated from the coding sequence ATGACGGACGAGCCGAAGCCGAACGGGCCCCAGATGGCTTCGCCCTCCTATCGCATGGCGGCGATGGACCAGGACTTCATGCTAGGCGATTCGATGCGCGGCGTGCGCTTCCTGATGGAATACGCCAAGCCGGAAGAGGCCCTGCGCGCCTGGGGCGTGCGCTCCACCATCGTGGTGTTCGGCAGCGCCCGCATCCGCGAAGGCCAGCCCTGGTACGACCAGGCCCGCGCCTTCGGACGGCTGGCGTCGGAGCGGGGCGGGGCGCTGCGGGGGCGTGTCGGCGAACCGCGCGACAATGTCATCGCCACCGGCGGCGGCCCCGGAATCATGGAGGCGGCCAATCGCGGCGCCACCGATGTCGGCGCACCCTCCATCGGCTTCAACATCACCCTGCCGCACGAGCAGGAGCCCAACGCCTATTCGACGCCCGAACTGACGTTCCGCTTTCACTACTTCGCCATGCGTAAGATGCATCTGGCGATGCGGGCCAACGCCCTGGTGGTCTTTCCCGGCGGGTTCGGCACCTTCGACGAAATGTTCGAGCTGCTGACGCTGCGCCAGACGGACAAGGCGCCGCCGGTTCCCATCATCCTGGTGGACAAGACCTATTGGACCTCGGTGATCGGTTTTGACGCCCTGGTCGAATACGGCATGATCGCGCCTTCCGATCTGGACCTGATCGGTTTCGCCGAGGATGCGGAGGGCGTCTGGGCCGAACTGCTTAAGCGTGGCCTGCGGCCCAACGAAAACATCGAATAG
- a CDS encoding pyridoxine 5'-phosphate synthase, with the protein MTQRVRLGVNIDHVATVRNARGGIHPDPARAAEAALAAGADGITAHLREDRRHITDADIDVLTALCRGAGKPLNLEMAVTDEMLAIALRHRPHAACLVPERREEVTTEGGLAVAGHEGRIAPVVKALTDAGVRVSLFVEPSEAQVEAAAAVGAQVVEFHTGRYCHLGDPAEREVEFERLAAAAAQADILGLEVHAGHGLDYDTAPRMLAIREVRELNIGHFLIGESIFIGLDAAIRRMRAAMDQAS; encoded by the coding sequence ATGACCCAGCGCGTTCGCCTTGGCGTGAATATCGACCACGTCGCCACGGTTCGGAACGCGCGCGGCGGCATCCATCCCGATCCGGCCCGCGCGGCCGAGGCGGCCCTGGCGGCCGGCGCTGACGGCATCACCGCCCACCTGCGCGAGGATCGCCGCCATATCACCGATGCGGACATCGACGTCCTGACGGCCCTGTGCCGCGGGGCCGGCAAGCCTTTGAACCTGGAGATGGCGGTCACGGACGAGATGCTGGCCATCGCCCTGCGCCATCGTCCCCACGCCGCCTGCCTGGTTCCGGAGCGCCGCGAAGAGGTGACGACCGAGGGCGGCCTGGCCGTCGCCGGGCATGAGGGCCGAATCGCGCCTGTCGTAAAGGCCCTGACGGACGCGGGCGTGCGCGTCAGCCTGTTCGTCGAACCGTCCGAAGCCCAGGTGGAGGCCGCCGCCGCCGTCGGCGCCCAGGTGGTGGAGTTCCATACCGGCCGTTACTGTCATCTTGGCGATCCGGCCGAGCGGGAGGTGGAGTTCGAACGCCTGGCCGCCGCCGCCGCCCAGGCCGACATTCTGGGCCTGGAGGTCCACGCCGGTCACGGTCTGGACTACGACACGGCGCCGAGGATGCTGGCCATCCGTGAAGTGCGCGAACTGAACATCGGCCATTTCCTGATCGGCGAATCGATCTTCATCGGCCTGGACGCCGCCATTCGGCGGATGCGGGCGGCCATGGATCAGGCGTCATGA
- the folK gene encoding 2-amino-4-hydroxy-6-hydroxymethyldihydropteridine diphosphokinase translates to MVETAKRNDRNGVRPADASQSGIDAPVDLDQAVIVALGCNDKGAWSSCREALEAAVARFRSEGVDVLARSSWWSSLAWPDPQDPPFLNGVALVRTDHDPHALMAALGRIEDAFGRQRSVRNAPRTLDLDLVAYGRLSGDLEGLILPHPRAAERKFVMGPLAEILPDWRHPHGGRAADLAATAAVGRDAHPV, encoded by the coding sequence ATGGTCGAGACCGCAAAAAGGAATGATCGAAATGGCGTCCGACCGGCCGACGCCTCCCAATCGGGAATCGATGCGCCTGTCGATCTGGACCAGGCTGTCATCGTGGCCCTGGGCTGCAATGACAAGGGGGCCTGGTCATCCTGCCGCGAGGCGCTGGAGGCGGCGGTCGCCCGTTTCCGCAGCGAGGGGGTCGACGTTCTGGCCCGGTCGTCCTGGTGGTCGTCCCTGGCCTGGCCGGACCCGCAGGATCCGCCCTTCCTGAACGGCGTGGCCCTGGTCCGCACCGATCACGATCCCCACGCCCTGATGGCGGCCCTGGGCCGCATCGAGGACGCCTTCGGCCGCCAGCGGTCCGTTCGCAACGCCCCGCGCACCCTGGACCTGGACCTGGTCGCCTATGGGCGGCTGAGCGGCGATCTGGAGGGGTTGATCCTGCCGCATCCGCGCGCGGCCGAGCGCAAGTTCGTCATGGGGCCGCTGGCGGAAATCCTGCCGGATTGGCGCCATCCCCACGGCGGCCGCGCCGCAGACCTGGCCGCCACGGCGGCGGTCGGGCGTGACGCCCATCCGGTGTGA
- the smpB gene encoding SsrA-binding protein SmpB, protein MASEKPKTKVIAENRRARFDYFLEDFVEAGIQLLGTEIKALRDGRANIAESYVSPEGRDLVLINADIPPYKQANRFNHEPRRPRRLLLHRKQIDRMIGAVQRDGQTIIPVRLYLNEAGKAKIEIAMAKGKKLHDKREASAERDWQRDKARLLRDKG, encoded by the coding sequence ATGGCGTCCGAAAAACCAAAGACCAAGGTGATTGCGGAGAATCGTCGGGCCAGGTTCGACTATTTCCTGGAGGATTTCGTCGAGGCCGGCATCCAGTTGCTGGGCACCGAGATCAAGGCCCTGCGCGACGGGCGGGCCAATATCGCCGAAAGCTATGTGTCGCCCGAGGGGCGCGACCTGGTCCTGATCAACGCCGACATCCCGCCGTACAAACAGGCCAACCGCTTCAACCACGAACCGCGCCGCCCGCGCCGCCTGCTGCTGCACAGAAAGCAGATCGACCGTATGATCGGCGCGGTCCAGCGAGACGGCCAGACCATCATCCCCGTGCGCCTGTATCTGAACGAGGCGGGCAAGGCGAAGATCGAGATCGCCATGGCCAAGGGCAAGAAGCTGCACGACAAGCGCGAAGCCTCGGCGGAGCGGGACTGGCAGCGCGACAAGGCCCGGCTGCTGCGCGACAAGGGCTGA